A section of the Ochotona princeps isolate mOchPri1 chromosome 19, mOchPri1.hap1, whole genome shotgun sequence genome encodes:
- the CSF1R gene encoding macrophage colony-stimulating factor 1 receptor, giving the protein MGPGALLVLLAATSWQGGEGVPVIEPRGPELLVEPGATVTLRCVGNGPVMWDGPISSHWNLDPDAPNSILTTNNATFRNTGTYRCMELGEPLGSSATIHVYVKDPVRPWNVLVHEVTVDEGQDALLPCLLTDPALAADVFLMRLRDRPVMRQTNYSFSPWYGFTIHKAKFLYSWDYQCCAMVGGRIIKSSVIRLKVQKVLPGPPTLTLEPTELVRIRGETARISCTASNLDHNYSVYLYHGDTKLAIAEQSDFQDSHYHKVLTLDLGNVSFHDAGNYSCVATNARGARSSSVFFLVVESAYVNLTSEHSLFQEVTVGMTLTLNVKVEAYPALQSFHWTYLGPFSHDHQPKLDFVTIKKTYRYTSSLSLLRLKPTEAGRYSFLARNAGGLRTLTFELTLQYPPEVTLTGTNVNGSETLFCEASGYPQPNVTWLQCRGHTDRCDEAHALLVWEDPQPKVLSQEPFHKVTVRSLLPAGSLEHNMTYGCMAQNSLGNHSQAFRPVSVARSQQPDDSLFTPVVVACLSIMALLLLLLLLLLYKYKQKPKYQVRWKIIESFEGNNYTFIDPTQLPYNEKWEFPRNNLQFGKTLGAGAFGKVVEATAFGLGKEDAVLKVAVKMLKSTAHADEKEALMSELKIMSHLGQHENIVNLLGACTHGGPVLVITEYCCYGDLLNFLRRKAEAMLGLSQEPEGDISYKNIHLEKKYLRRDSGFSSQGVDTYVEMRPISTSSDDSFSEQGMDKEDGRPLELRDLLHFSSQVAQGMAFLASKNCIHRDVAARNVLLTSGHVAKIGDFGLARDIMNDSNYIVKGNARLPVKWMAPESIFNCIYTVQSDVWSYGILLWEIFSLGLNPYPGILVNSKFYKLVKDGYQMAQPAFAPKNIYSIMQACWALEPTHRPTFQQICILLQKQLQAATSEQGYTNLPSGSSSSGSSSEPEEESSSEHLTFCEPGEMAQPGLQPNNYQFC; this is encoded by the exons ATGGGCCCAGGGGCTCTACTGGTCCTGCTGGCAGCCACATCGTGGCAAG GTGGAGAAGGCGTGCCCGTGATAGAACCCAGAGGCCCTGAGCTGCTCGTGGAACCGGGCGCGACAGTGACTCTGCGGTGCGTGGGCAATGGCCCTGTGATGTGGGATGGCCCCATCTCTTCCCACTGGAACCTGGATCCGGACGCCCCCAACAGTATCCTGACCACAAACAATGCCACCTTCAGAAACACGGGGACCTACCGCTGCATGGAGCTTGGAGAGCCCCTGGGGAGCAGTGCCACCATCCATGTCTACGTCAAGG ACCCTGTCCGGCCCTGGAATGTGCTGGTCCACGAGGTGACGGTGGACGAGGGGCAGGATGCCTTGCTACCCTGTCTGCTCACTGACCCGGCGCTGGCTGCAGATGTCTTCCTGATGCGCCTGCGTGACCGGCCTGTCATGCGTCAAACCAATTACTCCTTCTCGCCCTGGTATGGCTTCACCATCCACAAGGCCAAGTTTCTTTACAGCTGGGACTACCAATGCTGTGCCATGGTGGGAGGCAGGATAATAAAGTCCAGCGTCATCAGGCTCAAAGTGCAGAAAG TCCTCCCAGGACCCCCAACCTTGACTCTGGAGCCAACCGAGCTGGTGCGGATACGAGGGGAGACTGCTCGCATCTCCTGCACAGCCAGCAACCTTGACCACAACTATAGCGTCTATTTGTACCACGGAGACACCAAG CTCGCCATCGCCGAACAATCTGACTTCCAAGATAGTCACTACCATAAAGTCCTGACCCTTGACCTCGGCAACGTAAGCTTCCACGATGCTGGAAACTACTCATGTGTGGCCACCAATGCCCGGGGTGCCCGCTCCTCCTCCGTGTTCTTCCTGGTGGTAG AGAGTGCCTATGTGAACTTGACCTCCGAGCATAGCCTCTTCCAGGAGGTGACCGTGGGCATGACCCTGACCCTGAATGTCAAGGTGGAGGCCTACCCAGCCCTGCAAAGTTTTCATTGGACCTACCTGGGGCCCTTCTCTCACGACCACCAGCCCAAGCTTGACTTTGTCACCATTAAGAAAACATACAG GTACACATCAAGCCTCTCCCTGCTGCGCCTGAAGCCCACGGAGGCTGGCCGCTACTCCTTCCTGGCCAGGAACGCGGGTGGCCTGAGGACTCTGACGTTCGAGCTTACCTTGCAAT ATCCTCCTGAGGTGACCCTCACAGGGACCAATGTCAATGGCTCAGAAACCCTCTTCTGCGAAGCCTCTGGGTACCCCCAGCCCAATGTGACATGGCTGCAGTGCAGGGGTCACACTGATAG ATGTGACGAGGCCCATGCACTGTTGGTCTGGGAGGACCCACAACCCAAGGtactgagccaggagcccttccacAAAGTGACTGTCCGGAGCCTGCTAcctgctggcagcctggagcACAATATGACCTACGGATGCATGGCGCAGAACAGCCTGGGCAACCACTCGCAGGCCTTCAGGCCTGTCTCTGTAG CTCGCTCACAGCAACCTGACGACTCCCTCTTCACACCTGTGGTGGTTGCCTGCCTGTCCATCAtggccttgctgctgctgctgctgctgctgctcttgtacAAGTACAAGCAG AAGCCCAAGTACCAGGTACGCTGGAAGATCATTGAGAGCTTTGAGGGCAACAACTATACCTTCATCGACCCTACGCAGCTGCCCTACAATGAGAAGTGGGAATTCCCTAGGAACAACCTGCAGTTTG GTAAGACCCTGGGCGCCGGCGCCTTCGGGAAGGTGGTGGAGGCCACAGCTTTCGGTCTGGGCAAGGAGGACGCTGTGCTGAAGGTGGCGGTGAAGATGCTCAAGT CCACGGCTCACGCTGACGAGAAGGAGGCCCTCATGTCGGAACTGAAGATCATGAGTCACCTGGGCCAGCACGAGAACATAGTCAACctcctgggagcctgcactcatgGAG GCCCTGTGCTGGTCATCACTGAGTACTGCTGCTATGGTGACCTGCTCAACTTCCTGCGAAGGAAAGCTGAGGCCATGTTGGGCCttagccaggagcctgagggGGACATCAGCTACAAGAACATTCATTTGGAGAAGAAATACCTCCGCAG GGACAGTGGTTTCTCTAGCCAGGGTGTGGACACCTATGTGGAAATGAGGCCCATCTCCACTTCTTCAGATGACTCCTTCTCTGAGCAAG GCATGGACAAGGAAGATGGCCGGCCACTGGAGCTCCGTGACTTGCTCCACTTCTCCAGTCAAGTGGCCCAGGGCATGGCCTTCCTGGCTTCCAAGAAC TGCATCCACAGAGATGTAGCAGCCCGCAATGTGTTACTGACCAGTGGGCACGTGGCCAAGATCGGGGACTTTGGGCTGGCTAGGGACATCATGAATGACTCCAACTACATCGTCAAGGGCAAT GCCCGCCTGCCTGTGAAGTGGATGGCCCCAGAGAGCATTTTCAACTGCATCTACACGGTCCAGAGCGACGTCTGGTCCTACGGCATCCTGCTCTGGGAGATCTTCTCACTTG GGCTCAACCCCTACCCTGGGATCCTGGTGAACAGCAAGTTCTATAAACTGGTAAAAGACGGATACCAAATGGCTCAGCCTGCATTTGCTCCAAAGAACAT ATACAGCATCATGCAggcctgctgggccctggagcccACACACAGACCCACCTTCCAGCAGATCTGCATCCtcctccagaagcagctccaagcAGCCACCAGCGAGCAG